TCCCATACGATGGTTGTTTCTCTTTGATTGGTAATGCCGATGGCGCAGATGTTTTTATAACCGGCGTTAATCTTGTACATGGCTTCCTGAGCAACCCCAATCTGGGTAGACCAGATTTCCATTGCGTCATGTTCGACCCAGCCCGGCTTGGGATAGATCTGGGTGAATTCCTTTTGCGCAAGGCTTATAATTTCGCCCTTTTTGTTGTATAGAATACACCGGGAACTCGTGGTTCCCTGATCCAGTGCCATGATGTACTGCTCCATACGTTAGTCTCTCAGTGGTCTGCGTACTGCCTGTCTCTTTCCCTCTGCCTCATCATCTGAAGCTTCCTGATTCAGGCTGGCGTTAGCTTGGAGATCTTGGTTCAGAGCAGTGTCGCTCGAAACAGCTACTGCTTCTTTTGTATCCTCACCCAGTTCTTTTCCGAGGAAAGCAGGCAGTTCCATACCCGCCTGATGGAACAGTTCATTCATTGGAGGAATGGACTTCATCATCCCGGAAAGAAAGTTTGCGGTTGCAGTCTTGCCCTGTTCACCTGCTCCGTTGCTGTCCCAGACAGTAACCTTATCAATCTTGATATTCTTAATGGCATCGACCTGAATTCTAGTCAGATCTTCCAGCTTATCTGCAATGATCAGCTTAACAGCAGCATCTGCATCCTGACCGGCAGCTTCCACAAGAAGCTTCATACCTTCCGCCTGCTTTGCAAGAATCTCTCTTGCACCTCTGGCTTCTGCCTCCAGTTTTGCATAGATCGCATCCGCTTCACCGCGAGCTTTACGTCTCATTACTTCCGCCTGCGCCTCCGCTTCGATCTCTGCTCTTTCTTTCATGATCTGTGCATTGATCAGAACGTCTGCTGTCTGCGTTGCTTTTTCCAGCTGGGCACGAGTCTGCTCCGCTTCCTGCTGTGCAAGGTAAGATTCCTGTTTTGCTCTTGCAGCCTGAACTGCTTCAGCAGCGGTAGCCATTTTCAGTGCTTCCGCTTCTTTTTCTCTTCTTCTTGCTTCTGACTGAGCTACTTCAATTTTAGCAGTATTTTCTCCGTCGATGGCGCTTGCATCAGCAGCAGCGACCTGGATACGCTGATCCTTATGTGCATTTGCCTGACCGATTTCACCGTCTCTATTTTTCTCAGCAACGCTTTTCTTCGCATCATTGATGGCTTTAGCGGCAGCTTCTTTACCGAGTGCCTCTATGTAGCCAGACTCATCATTGATGTCCGTTATATTTACGTTGATCAGCCTCAGACCGATCTTCTTCAGTTCAATCTCAACATTGTTTGATACTGCAAGCAGGAATTTATCACGATCTGTGTTGATTTCTTCAATATCCATTGTTGCGATAACAAGTCTGAGCTGACCAAAGATAATATCCTTTGCCAGTTCCTGAATTTCCTGCAGTCTCAGACCTAAAAGCCTTTCTGCTGCATTCTGCATAACACCAAGCTCCGTTGAAATACCAACGGTGAATCTAGATGGTACATCGATACGGATGTTCTGCTTCGAAAGCGCCTGGGTCAGGTCAACGCTGATGGAAATCGGCGTCAAATCCATATATTGATACGCCTGAATAACCGGAATAATAAATGCCGCGCCCCCGTGAATACATCTTGCGCTCTTTGTCTGCCCATCTTTATCGTTGCCGACTTTACCATAGATTACCATCACTTTGTCTGAAGGGCACTTTCTGTACCGCGACAGAATTAAAATAATGGTCGAAAGCAAAACGACCGCGATGATACAAACTGCGATTAATACTTGAATACTCATACTCTTACTACCTCCTTATAAACTACTGATCTTCTTCTACGATCAAAATATCGTTTCTGACGTCCGTAACTCGAACCAACTCTCCTGTAGGGAGCATTTCTTCGCCGAACGCAATTGCGCTGCATTCGACATATCTTCCCTGAACCTGCATTGTTATTTTTCCGATGCCGGAGCCCCCTGCCGGAATGGGTATATATACTCTGCCCGATTCACCGATTGCATTCCTCAGATCCAAGGTTCCGTTTTCCGTGAGTTTTCTCGAGGCGTGCAGCAGCTTTGCCGCCGCATACATCGCTACAAAACCCATGGCAATCCCCACCATAACGCTGAGAAACACCGGTGTTCCTGATGTCACTCCCACAATAGAGCTCCACCCCATAACAGTCAGAAACGTAACAATTCCTTGAAGGGTAATCATACTCATGATTGAAAAATCATGCGGATTCCCCCCATCGCTTATTTTGCCGATATCCCCCATATCGGAGGCATCTGCTATTTCGCCTATATCTGATCCCCCATGAAAATCGATACCTGAAGTATCACTTGTATCAATTCCTCCGCCGCCTTCAAAACCCCCCAGCAGCGAAAGAACGGTCTGAATCACCATCACAAGAGTCGACGGTATCGCAATACAATATAAGATTCTTAACGCCCCATCCAATCCGTTCCACCATTCTGTCATGTAATCTCCTCCTTTGCCTTTTGATTCTTTGTAATAATGCGTTCAAGCTGAACAAAATCTAAGGGGATTTTGTTTCTTATGCGCATTTATTATATCACATTTTTACCACATATCGACAGGAAAGCGAAAGATTATGATGGTAAATCTTATTTACCTTAATTATAGCACTCGTCAAAACGTTGTCAATGATAAAAGTTGATAATTTCAGTTGATTTTAGCAATTATCCTTGTTAATATAAAGTAAATCATACTTACATCATAGAAAACGAGACAAGATTAAAGCGAAATAAGATTAAAGGTGGATTATGAATTCTGTAGAGCTCGGAAGAAAAATTAAAGAAGCTAGAATCACCAGAAAGATGACGCAAAGTGAAGTGGTGGGCAATTTTATCACCAGAAATATGCTGAGCCAAATCGAAAGCGGTACCGCTACGCCTTCCATTAAAACGCTGGAGTACCTTTCTCGGGTTCTTGACATTCCGCTCTTTCAGCTGATTCCCGATCAAAAAGATGATTCTATCACAATTCTTAACCGTGCAAAAAAGCACCTTGCAGAAGGTGCTTACGATAAAATTCTAAAAATGGAAGAAGGATATCCGCCGGAGCTGCAGGATGAGTTCTGGGCGATATTCGCAAATGCCAGTCTGAAGCTTGCAAAACAGCAGCTTCGCTCCGGGAGTTATCAGGACGCCGCTCGGCTTTCCCAGAAGGCTATGGAGTATGCAGAAAAAGGTATCTATGCAAATTCCACAGTCAAGTCAGAAAGCATTATCGTATTGAATCAAGCAGCAGAAAAGCTGAGACATGGATAAAATGGCCAAGCCTGCCATCCTCCATTGATTAGGGCTTCATTAAATTATAAACTCAGTCAGGATTGTATTGGAAATATCAATTCCCTTTTCCGTAAACAGCAGCTGGTTACCGTCATAGATCAAGTACTCATCTTCTATATACCTCTCTATTTGCATCCAATTCTGGGAAAACACATCCGTTATTTGTTCTCCAAATCTCTTTTGAAAGTCGTTCAGATCAACACCGGTTATTCTCCTGAGACCTGTAAAGAGATATTCAGAAATATTGTCTTCTCTGGAATTGAGATGATTCCAAACCTCTGAGGCACCCTCCGCGCTGAGATATGTTTTAAAATCCGTAACATTGCTGAATCGTGTGCCACTCATAAAAGAGTGAGCGCCAAGCCCCATTCCAAGATAGTCCTCCATAGACCAGTACTTCAAATTGTGCCGAGATTGATATCCTTTCTTTGCCGCATTGGAAATCTCATACTGGAGATAATCCTTCTCCTTCAAAAAGGATTGGGCGTAATGATACATATCACGGTCTTCCTGCCCGTCGGTCTCAACAAGAGTACCTTCTTTCTTCATTTGGAAGAAAAGAGTCCCTTCTTCTATTTGAAGGCTATAAAAAGACAAATGCTCCGGTGCAAGGTCCACTGCACACTGCAGCGTTTCTTGCCAATGCTTTAGATTCTGTCCCGGGATGGAGAACATCAGGTCAATATTAATATTCGAAAAACCGCAGCTCCGAGCGAGAGAATAGTTGTCATAAAAGTCCTCAGCGCTATGAGCCCTGCCCAAACGTGTCAGAAGATCGTTATCAAAAGACTGGGTGCCGATGCTGAGACGATTGATTCCCATTTCAAGGTAAGCCTCAAGTTTTTCCTTGTTTAGCGTCTTGGGATTACTCTCTATGGTTATTTCAGCATCATCCGAAAGGTCGAACGCTTTCTTGAGCGCCTTAGTCAATTCCCTTAAAAGGCTGGTATCGACCAAAGACGGTGTACCTCCGCCGACAAAGATCGAATCGACATAATATTTGTTATGGTATTTTTCAGAACAGATTTCGATTTCTTTTAATAAAGCACCCAGATAAGCCTTTTGACTATCATAGCCTGCTTCAA
This genomic window from Clostridiales bacterium contains:
- a CDS encoding flotillin family protein: MSIQVLIAVCIIAVVLLSTIILILSRYRKCPSDKVMVIYGKVGNDKDGQTKSARCIHGGAAFIIPVIQAYQYMDLTPISISVDLTQALSKQNIRIDVPSRFTVGISTELGVMQNAAERLLGLRLQEIQELAKDIIFGQLRLVIATMDIEEINTDRDKFLLAVSNNVEIELKKIGLRLINVNITDINDESGYIEALGKEAAAKAINDAKKSVAEKNRDGEIGQANAHKDQRIQVAAADASAIDGENTAKIEVAQSEARRREKEAEALKMATAAEAVQAARAKQESYLAQQEAEQTRAQLEKATQTADVLINAQIMKERAEIEAEAQAEVMRRKARGEADAIYAKLEAEARGAREILAKQAEGMKLLVEAAGQDADAAVKLIIADKLEDLTRIQVDAIKNIKIDKVTVWDSNGAGEQGKTATANFLSGMMKSIPPMNELFHQAGMELPAFLGKELGEDTKEAVAVSSDTALNQDLQANASLNQEASDDEAEGKRQAVRRPLRD
- a CDS encoding NfeD-like protein; this encodes MTEWWNGLDGALRILYCIAIPSTLVMVIQTVLSLLGGFEGGGGIDTSDTSGIDFHGGSDIGEIADASDMGDIGKISDGGNPHDFSIMSMITLQGIVTFLTVMGWSSIVGVTSGTPVFLSVMVGIAMGFVAMYAAAKLLHASRKLTENGTLDLRNAIGESGRVYIPIPAGGSGIGKITMQVQGRYVECSAIAFGEEMLPTGELVRVTDVRNDILIVEEDQ
- a CDS encoding oxygen-independent coproporphyrinogen III oxidase, whose product is MMTINKAVEGNGNSIKVNNDKIISPRKPLGLYIHIPFCIKKCNYCDFLSFEAGYDSQKAYLGALLKEIEICSEKYHNKYYVDSIFVGGGTPSLVDTSLLRELTKALKKAFDLSDDAEITIESNPKTLNKEKLEAYLEMGINRLSIGTQSFDNDLLTRLGRAHSAEDFYDNYSLARSCGFSNINIDLMFSIPGQNLKHWQETLQCAVDLAPEHLSFYSLQIEEGTLFFQMKKEGTLVETDGQEDRDMYHYAQSFLKEKDYLQYEISNAAKKGYQSRHNLKYWSMEDYLGMGLGAHSFMSGTRFSNVTDFKTYLSAEGASEVWNHLNSREDNISEYLFTGLRRITGVDLNDFQKRFGEQITDVFSQNWMQIERYIEDEYLIYDGNQLLFTEKGIDISNTILTEFII